The Geoalkalibacter subterraneus genome contains the following window.
CAGCATGGCGGCAAGAATCTGCTCAAAATCAAGGGGCTCGACTACCTGTGGGGCGGGCAGCAGGGTCAAATCGATCGGGGTGCCGACAGTCTCACTCATAAAATAATCCCTTCCAGGGTCACGGGTTTGCCGGTCGGGCGATAGCGGCCGCTGATCGTCAGGCTGATGTGGCCACCGGCGCCGATGGTGTCGTAGCGCACCTCATCCAGAGCAAAGCGCGGCTCCCACCTGGCCAGGGCTTCGGCGGTGGCGGCGTAGAGCTCGACCATCAGCCCCTGAGTCGTCGGGCGGTCGACCAGGCGCAGCAGGCGGCTGCCGTAATCGCGGCGCATCACACGGCTGCCCAGCGGCGTGGTGAGAATATCGCGGATACTCTGGCGCAGATGGTCAAGCCCGTCGATGGCCTTGCCGGTGTCGGCGTTGATGCCTCTCATAATGCCTCCGGGGTCTCGGCTTCGATGCTGCAACGATAGCCGCCGTCATTCAGGGTGTGGTCAACGCTGATCAGGCTCCACTCGCCCGCTAGCCCCTCGCGCCCATCGGTTATCGTCAGGCGCGCTTCGGCCAGCAGGTTGGCAGCGCCGGGGCCGCTGGCGCGCAGCACGGCGGCCCCGCGCAGGGTAGCCGCCAGGCGGCTCTGGGCGGCGGCGGTGGCGGCAGCAGCATCGGGATAGGCGCGGCGCACGGTCAGCACCGGCTCACCCTCGCCGACAGTCACCGGAGTGCGCTCGGCGCTGCCCTGATCATGCCAGTAGGTGGTGACAGCGGCATATTTGCCGCGCTCGGCCATGGTGACCTCGTAATCGGTTAATGATTCGCGGGTCCAGGTGATATGTGCCAGCGGTTCCCCGGCGGCGCTACGGGCTTGGGCGCGGGGCACAAACAGCAAGCGCCCACCGGCGGCCTTGGCCACGGCGTCGTATTCTCTGGCCAGGCGGGTCAGCAGGTGCAGGTCGCTCTCGGTCTGGTCGATGTGCGGCAGGGTGATGCCGGCCAGCTCGTCCGCAATCGAGGGAATAAAACCATGCTCCCCGGCGATGGTCGTGACCAGGTCGCCGATGGTGGTATTTAGCGGCCAGCTACGCTCTTGCGGGGCGCGGAGCGCCTGGCCCAGATCGGCGGCGCGGGCGCGGATAATCAGGGTATCCGGTGGCCCGGAAATAGACACCTCGTCGACAACCCAGCGGCCCATGGCGACCAGGCCGGTTTCGCGGTAGCCTAAAGCGACCTCCAACACCGCACCGGTGCGGGGCAACGCGATATGGGGGGCGCGATCATCGAGGCGGATTTCGCAGGAGTCGCTTTCCAGCCCCGCCTCATCGCGCAGACGCAGTTCTAAAAAACGCTCACGGATGATCGCGGTGATGTCCTGGTTGTCGGCTTCGATGCGGAAATCAGGGGTCATATCAGTCCCACAGTCTGATGATCTTGGTGGTGGTGGCGGCGGGGATCTCGGGCAATCTGATCACCAGCCCTGCCTGGTACACCGGGCCGATAGCGGCCAGATGGCGGTTAGCTTCGAGTACCAGCTCAACGACCTTGCCACTGCGGCCATAATGGCGGTGGCAGATATCGTCGAGCATATCGCCGTCGCGGGTGCGGTATCTGGTGGCGCTCATGGCTGGTCCTCCCCGTAGCGTAGCAAGCGCAGGCGAAATTCGATTTTGTACGGGTCGCCATTGCGGGCAAATAGGGTCTGGGTTTCTTCGATGCGCTCGATGCACCACAGCCCCCAGATTTTGCCGCGGCCGTCGCTGAGCATCAGCGCAGTGCCCTGGCCTGCCAGGTTGCGCATACGGTCAAGCTGGTTCAGGCCTCCGGCAAAGTGCGGATGGATAATGCCATCAAGATCAAGGCTTTCGGTTCCGACCCCGACAAACTGCGTGGCCGGGGCGCGACCGATCCGCTGCTGTTGTGGCCAGCGGTATTCGGCGCTGCGGCGCAACTGTTGATAAGCGGCTGACGGCAGAGCAAAGCGATAATCCCCCAGGGCCATCATGATCTCAGTCATAGAGCGCCCCCCGCTGACGTGCCGCCTGGCTGCGCTCCCGCTCTTTAAGTTGGCGCTCAACCTCGGCGGCGATCTCTTTAGCGTCCATGCCGGGGGTGGCGTTGATGACGATCTCGTAGCGCTCGTTGTGGTTGATCACCTGTTCCCGCGCCTGAGTTGTTGGGGCAATAGTCGCTGCAAGCCTGGCGTCGGCAGCGGACTGCTGCTGTTCGTGTCTCCCGCCCCGAGCGTCAACCATGGCCAGACCTTGGGTTTCGGGCAGCTCGACCGGCTGAACAACGGGACTGACGCTGGCAAAGCCTTGGGTTTCGGGCAGCTCGACCGGCTGAACAACGGGACTGACGCTGGCAAAGCCTTGGGTTTCGGGCAGCTCGACCGGCTGAACAACGGGACTGACGCTGGCAAAGCCTTGGGTTTCGTGGACTTCTGGTGGTGCAGCAGCGACCGGAGCGGCGAGGTTTGCGCCCAGGGCGACGGTGGCAGCGGCTTTGCGAGTGCGCCCGAAAAAACGGCGCTTTTCTTTTTCCGGCTCGGCGCTTGATTCTGGCTCCTGGTCGTCTTTTTTGCCGCCGAACAGGTCACCAACAAACCCGGTCAGTTTTTCGCCTGCCTTAAAAAGCAGCCCCAGGGGCGACTTTTCCCAGATGCTGATCAAAAAACCGACGCCATCTTTAAACAGGGATTTAATGCCGTCCCAAAGACCGCTAAAAAAGCCCTTGATCGGCTCCCAATACGCAATCACCAGGCCCGCAGCCAGGGCAATACCGGCTATTGCCAGGCCGATGGGGTTGCTCATCACCGCCAACCCCATCACCCGAAAGCCGGTGGCAATAGCGGTAGTCGCTGTGGTGACTATCGCGCTGCCAATCGCCCAGGCCTTTTGAGCGGCAGCCAGGCCCCAGGTTTTCAGGGTCGCAAAATGCAGCGACTTTCCCACCCAGGCCATTGCCAGAGCGACCTTGGGGGACGCCGCCAGCGTGGCGTAGTAAGCGGCCTGCATACCAAGCCAGCCGCCCTTAAGCCATAAAACCCCGACGGTTAGCGCCTTGGCGGCGGCCAGCACCCCGATAAGCCCAACCACCAGCCCCACCGTTGTACCGGTGGTGCGGGGGAATTTCTCGCTAAGCCACTGCAGACCGAGCGCGACCTTGCCGATCGCACCGGCCACCGCCTCCGCTGCCGGATAGAGAGTTGTGCCGACGGTCGCTGACAGATTCTGCATCTGCTGGCCCAGTAACTCAAAGCCCCGGCCGCGCTGCATGCGCTTGGCCATTTCTTCGGTCTTTTCCAGACCACCGGTCAGTGACTTTTCAATTTCTGCCGCGCCGTCACGCAAGGCGCCGCGCCGAGCCAGGAGCAAATCAACCAGCTCCGTGGCTTCCTTGGTGCCAAAAGCCGCGCGCAGGTCATCCTTGGCGGCCTGGTCCATCACGCCACCGTAGGCGTCGTTGATTTGGTCGAGGATTTCAGGCACCGACTTGAGCATGCCGGTCTGCTCGTTAACAAAATCAAGGCCGAGCTTTTCCCCGGCGCCACTGGCCGAGGCCAGAAACGCGTTGAATTTGGTTGCCGCCTCACTGCCGCTCATGGTGCGCTGTAACTCACCCAGCACCGCCAGTTGCTCGGAAAACGCATAGCCTGCGGTGGTCGCGGTCGCTCCCAGGCTTGAGAGCGCCTGGCTCATCTGTGCGCCGTCGGTCCGAAAGGCCTGGACGCTGGCAGAGATCCCGGCTGAAAAGTATTTACCGAACTCAATGTCGCGCTCTTCCGCCGACAGCGACTGCCAGCCGGTGATCACCTGCTCGCCAAAACTGTTGAACTGATCGCGATAAATGCCGTAGCCCTTGGCGAACAGGTTGGTCATTTCCGCCGTGGTGCTTTTGGTTGCTGCTGCGGTTAACGCCGCGATACGGGTGAACTCCCCTACCGCCACATCGCCCAGGCTTGAAATACCGCTCTTAACGTCGTAGCTGGCGCGGACAAAGTCGCTGACACTGGTGCCCGCCCAGGCATTGGAAAACGCCTCGCCAACACGGGTGATGCTGTCGATCCCGGAATCATCAATCCCCAGTGAGGCAATTTCGCCCTGTGCCTTCAAGACGTCGCCGCGCGCACTGACCAGCTTGCCGATGGAATACATGGACGCGGCAATGCCCACCAGCGAAGAGCGCGCCTCGCCCAGCGCTTGACGGTTGGCGTCGATCTTGATGCGCACGCTCGATTGCTTTTTCAAGTTGAGCAGGGTAGAATTAAGCCTGCGGCTGGAGGTATCCAGATCCCGCACGTCCACCCCGGCGCGCTGCAACGACGCCGCCAGCTCACGCAGGCGGGCGCTGTTGCCTTGGGCGTCTTTTGATAATTTTTTAAACTCGGCAATTTCCAGCTTGGTGCCGTTCAGCCCATCAATCGCGGCACTGATCTGCTCAAGCGAGCGATAAGCCCCGCCCATCGCTGCCGAATAGGAGGAGCCCAGTGTCGCGCCGATCGTTAAACCAATCGCCAGGCTTTTACTCATCGCTGTGCGCCTTGTTTGCTACCATTGCCATCGTCCTTTGGTTGCTGCACGGGGTTGAGGTGCGTGGTGCTACGCCGCTGACCAACGGGCTTGCCGCCGCCTTTATTGCTGTTTTTGTTTTCCCTGCCGTGCGGGCCCTGATCCGCTGCGCGGCCTACTTCTTCCGGTAAAAATCCTTCGCCTCGCCCAACCAGGCGAGCAGCTCCTCTGCGGTTAAATCCAGCAGCTCATCAAGCCCCCAGCGCGTGGCGCTGTTCAATGCCAGCACCGCGCGTCGGGCGCTGGCCGGGGTCAGGACAAAAAACCGCTGTACACTTCCTGGATGGCGCGGTAGTCGGCCAGATCCAGCTCCTCAATGACTGCCGGGGCGACTTCGCACAGGTTGGCGAACAGCCGCACTTCTTTTTCTGCGTTGTTGGCGCCCCCCTTTTCGGCGGCCAGCTGGTCGCGGACCCGGGGTCTGCGCAGGTTCAGCTCCAGGATTTCCTCACCACCGATGGTGACCGGGTGCTTTAATTTCACCGTTTCCATGATAGTTCTCCTAAGGGCGCCCGGATCGCCGGGACCCCTCTTTGTTAGATGCCAAGGTTGGCGCGGGTTGCGGCCATCTGATCAACGCCGCCGATCACCCGGCGCATGGCCATAATGTCGATATCGTGCAGCACTTCGCCGGCCTGCGTGTATTTGTAGGCGCGCAGGGAGACAACGGCCTTCAGGGTGGCCTTTTCACCTGCCTTCCAGCTGCCGTGCTCCAGTTCGCGGATCTTGCCGACCAGGTTGATCACCACCGGCACATTGTCGCCGTCTTCGCTTTCGGCGGAGCCACGCAGGGTCAAAGGCGTGGTGTTGCCGGGGGCCAGCCCGAACAGCTTGATCACCTCGCGGTCGTACTTGGTCAGGGTGAACTCGCACTCCATTTTTTCCATGCCCATCTCGACATCCACAGGGGCGTCCATGCCGCCGCCGCGAAATTCCTCGGTCAGCATGGTCAGCTTGGGTGGGGTGAGCTCCTCGACGTCTCCGGCATAACCACGACCGTCAACGAACAGGCTGAAATTGCGTAGAATATGGCTCAGCATCGTTTTTTATCTCCTTAGACAATCTGCTCGAAATAGTCATTGACCATGCGGCTGCGGAAGGTCACCCGCTCGGCCGGGGCCGGTGGGGTAAAGTCGAAGTCAAAGAACACCTTGCCTGCCGCCAGGTTCGACGGCGTGTTCAGTTCACTGTCGGCCCAGCACTTGCCACCCAGAATCGCGCCCAGGGTGGTCAGGTAGCTCAGGTAGTTGTTGACCCCTTCGACCACATCCTCCAGGTAGGTCTTGGTGATGTTGCGGTCAACGGCCCACAGGTGGGCGCGCAGCAGGCTCTCGTTGATCATGTCGGCGGTGCGCACCACGTTGATAAAGGCCCACTTGGGGTCGCTCGACAGGGTGCGGTTGCCCCACAGTCGGTAGCCGTCCTGTCGGATGATCGTCGCGATGTTCTGCTCGTTAAGCAGGTTGGCGCGGGCATCGGCGTCGCCCAGGGTAAAGTCGATCGGGCGGGTGGTGCCGACAATGCCGTACATTTCGCGGTTGGAGGGGCTCCACCAGAAGCCGCGCTCGGCGTCCGATTTGGCGATCATTCCGGCCACCCGGGCGCTGGCAGGCTCAATCGCCACCTCGCCATCAGCAAACACCTTGACGCCGGGGTCAACCAGATAGACGCGGCGACTGCCGAAATCCGCCGCATAGGTGATGGCATCGGCGTCGTTGGTGTCGGGGCCGTCGGCAATAATCACGGCGCGCAATCGGTCGGCAATGCCCAGCAGCTCCGCCACCACCGGGTTGGCCAGAAACTGCCCCGACGTGACCGGGTCTTCCGGGCGATGACTGGTAAAGCCTGGCGCGCACAAGATGCGCGGAGCAAAGCCAAGGACGCTCTCGGCGGCCAAAAAGGCGTGAACGCCGGTGTAGGCGCCGGTTTCCACATCAACGCCACCAGTCACGTTACTGATCGTCGCGGCAAGGTCCAGCCCCTCGTCGACCCGTACCACAACAACAACCGCCCCAGCCTGGTCA
Protein-coding sequences here:
- a CDS encoding GPW/gp25 family protein gives rise to the protein MRGINADTGKAIDGLDHLRQSIRDILTTPLGSRVMRRDYGSRLLRLVDRPTTQGLMVELYAATAEALARWEPRFALDEVRYDTIGAGGHISLTISGRYRPTGKPVTLEGIIL
- a CDS encoding contractile injection system protein, VgrG/Pvc8 family, whose protein sequence is MTPDFRIEADNQDITAIIRERFLELRLRDEAGLESDSCEIRLDDRAPHIALPRTGAVLEVALGYRETGLVAMGRWVVDEVSISGPPDTLIIRARAADLGQALRAPQERSWPLNTTIGDLVTTIAGEHGFIPSIADELAGITLPHIDQTESDLHLLTRLAREYDAVAKAAGGRLLFVPRAQARSAAGEPLAHITWTRESLTDYEVTMAERGKYAAVTTYWHDQGSAERTPVTVGEGEPVLTVRRAYPDAAAATAAAQSRLAATLRGAAVLRASGPGAANLLAEARLTITDGREGLAGEWSLISVDHTLNDGGYRCSIEAETPEAL
- a CDS encoding tail protein X, yielding MSATRYRTRDGDMLDDICHRHYGRSGKVVELVLEANRHLAAIGPVYQAGLVIRLPEIPAATTTKIIRLWD
- a CDS encoding phage tail protein; translation: MTEIMMALGDYRFALPSAAYQQLRRSAEYRWPQQQRIGRAPATQFVGVGTESLDLDGIIHPHFAGGLNQLDRMRNLAGQGTALMLSDGRGKIWGLWCIERIEETQTLFARNGDPYKIEFRLRLLRYGEDQP
- a CDS encoding phage tail tape measure protein — encoded protein: MSKSLAIGLTIGATLGSSYSAAMGGAYRSLEQISAAIDGLNGTKLEIAEFKKLSKDAQGNSARLRELAASLQRAGVDVRDLDTSSRRLNSTLLNLKKQSSVRIKIDANRQALGEARSSLVGIAASMYSIGKLVSARGDVLKAQGEIASLGIDDSGIDSITRVGEAFSNAWAGTSVSDFVRASYDVKSGISSLGDVAVGEFTRIAALTAAATKSTTAEMTNLFAKGYGIYRDQFNSFGEQVITGWQSLSAEERDIEFGKYFSAGISASVQAFRTDGAQMSQALSSLGATATTAGYAFSEQLAVLGELQRTMSGSEAATKFNAFLASASGAGEKLGLDFVNEQTGMLKSVPEILDQINDAYGGVMDQAAKDDLRAAFGTKEATELVDLLLARRGALRDGAAEIEKSLTGGLEKTEEMAKRMQRGRGFELLGQQMQNLSATVGTTLYPAAEAVAGAIGKVALGLQWLSEKFPRTTGTTVGLVVGLIGVLAAAKALTVGVLWLKGGWLGMQAAYYATLAASPKVALAMAWVGKSLHFATLKTWGLAAAQKAWAIGSAIVTTATTAIATGFRVMGLAVMSNPIGLAIAGIALAAGLVIAYWEPIKGFFSGLWDGIKSLFKDGVGFLISIWEKSPLGLLFKAGEKLTGFVGDLFGGKKDDQEPESSAEPEKEKRRFFGRTRKAAATVALGANLAAPVAAAPPEVHETQGFASVSPVVQPVELPETQGFASVSPVVQPVELPETQGFASVSPVVQPVELPETQGLAMVDARGGRHEQQQSAADARLAATIAPTTQAREQVINHNERYEIVINATPGMDAKEIAAEVERQLKERERSQAARQRGALYD
- a CDS encoding phage tail assembly protein, with the protein product METVKLKHPVTIGGEEILELNLRRPRVRDQLAAEKGGANNAEKEVRLFANLCEVAPAVIEELDLADYRAIQEVYSGFLS
- a CDS encoding phage major tail tube protein — protein: MLSHILRNFSLFVDGRGYAGDVEELTPPKLTMLTEEFRGGGMDAPVDVEMGMEKMECEFTLTKYDREVIKLFGLAPGNTTPLTLRGSAESEDGDNVPVVINLVGKIRELEHGSWKAGEKATLKAVVSLRAYKYTQAGEVLHDIDIMAMRRVIGGVDQMAATRANLGI
- a CDS encoding phage tail sheath subtilisin-like domain-containing protein, translated to MPSFLHGVEVVEIDYGPRPIQTVRSSVIGLIGTAPDADAAKFPLNTPVMIAGNRLEAAALDTVGAGNGTLPDAIDGIFDQAGAVVVVVRVDEGLDLAATISNVTGGVDVETGAYTGVHAFLAAESVLGFAPRILCAPGFTSHRPEDPVTSGQFLANPVVAELLGIADRLRAVIIADGPDTNDADAITYAADFGSRRVYLVDPGVKVFADGEVAIEPASARVAGMIAKSDAERGFWWSPSNREMYGIVGTTRPIDFTLGDADARANLLNEQNIATIIRQDGYRLWGNRTLSSDPKWAFINVVRTADMINESLLRAHLWAVDRNITKTYLEDVVEGVNNYLSYLTTLGAILGGKCWADSELNTPSNLAAGKVFFDFDFTPPAPAERVTFRSRMVNDYFEQIV